In Ilumatobacter fluminis, the following proteins share a genomic window:
- a CDS encoding SRPBCC family protein, with amino-acid sequence MTTITRTRDLPASPATVWATLADFDALALWADDIDHSSLATEQRDGVGTTRRVQMGQITLIERVTVWEPDHRLAYDIEGLLPIVKRATNTWTLTPTADGTLVSLATTVDTGKRPDKALIGAGIARKMAEASDMMLDGLTAHLENLA; translated from the coding sequence ATGACGACCATCACCCGAACCCGAGACCTCCCGGCGTCGCCCGCCACCGTGTGGGCCACCCTCGCCGACTTCGACGCACTCGCCCTGTGGGCCGACGACATCGACCACTCGAGCCTGGCCACCGAACAGCGCGACGGCGTCGGCACCACCCGCCGGGTCCAGATGGGCCAGATCACCCTCATCGAGCGCGTCACCGTCTGGGAGCCCGATCACCGACTGGCCTACGACATCGAAGGGCTCCTCCCGATCGTCAAGCGAGCGACCAACACGTGGACGCTCACACCCACCGCCGATGGCACCCTCGTCTCGCTCGCCACCACCGTCGACACCGGCAAACGTCCCGACAAGGCGCTGATCGGCGCCGGCATCGCCCGCAAGATGGCCGAGGCGAGCGACATGATGCTCGACGGCCTCACCGCCCACCTGGAGAACCTCGCGTGA